A region of Clostridium acetobutylicum ATCC 824 DNA encodes the following proteins:
- a CDS encoding class I SAM-dependent methyltransferase translates to MKTIIRQPQLYRFLKYCNESNLDKTVLDCGAGGDLPPLSIFVEDGYKTYGIEISDLQLKKAENFSRENNFKLNISKGDIRKLPFKDESMSFVYSYGTIFHMRKNDVKEAIDEIKRVLKPGGLACINFLTTKDERYNKGEKIGEGEFLQLERGEKVIHSYVSLEEADKYFKDMKVLFKEDRVVERINDGLKIKQGYVDYIAEKFSKSIL, encoded by the coding sequence ATGAAAACTATAATTAGACAGCCACAGTTGTACAGATTTCTAAAATATTGTAATGAAAGCAATTTAGATAAAACAGTACTTGATTGTGGGGCTGGAGGAGATTTGCCACCACTTTCCATTTTTGTAGAGGATGGCTATAAAACTTACGGCATAGAAATAAGCGATCTACAGCTTAAGAAAGCTGAGAACTTCTCAAGAGAGAATAATTTTAAGCTTAATATTTCTAAAGGAGACATAAGGAAACTTCCTTTTAAAGATGAATCCATGAGCTTTGTTTATTCTTATGGTACTATTTTTCATATGAGAAAGAATGACGTTAAAGAAGCTATAGATGAGATAAAGAGGGTTTTAAAGCCTGGTGGTCTTGCATGTATAAACTTTCTTACAACAAAAGATGAGAGGTACAATAAGGGAGAAAAGATAGGAGAGGGAGAGTTTTTACAGCTGGAGAGAGGAGAGAAAGTTATTCACAGTTATGTTAGCTTAGAGGAGGCTGATAAGTATTTTAAAGACATGAAGGTACTGTTTAAAGAGGATAGAGTAGTTGAAAGAATAAATGATGGATTAAAAATAAAACAAGGATATGTAGATTATATAGCAGAGAAATTCAGTAAAAGCATATTATGA
- a CDS encoding chromophore lyase, producing MLCFKPSVAYAGAVADVGVSYTGHVENIGWQNPVGDGEEIGTDGKGLRVEALKLSLTNVPVGASIQYETHVQNIGWQAWVADGQEAGTDGKGLRVEALKIKLKNMPGYSVQYRAHVQNIGWQEWVADGQEIGTDGKGLRIEALEVKISKISNNSTIGISYSGHVQNVGWQDTVENGQISGTEGKSLRVEAIKLNLVNAPAGAKIDYQTHVQNIGWQTPTSNGLEAGTDGRGLRVEALNIRLENMPGYSVQYRVHVQSIGWQDWVHDGLEAGTDGKGLKIEALEVRIVKTADGSTPISEEFSPVTSLKFTWAKVRDAVLNADFKSSLLTETFSPNGTPDIGITYNSNNGVGTDNDVFYISDVSHSDYPSMDIELTTIGSDSTDSNVINGINHAYSVLSKAIFGGQGTEIANIINDVPVRPLTKNGSTIYLPKVTFIGERRVFATQYGSFISVFISADNDDTDIWQTVRSLTGADRAGVSNNELKQYIPELSKY from the coding sequence ATGCTTTGTTTTAAACCATCAGTTGCATATGCAGGAGCTGTGGCAGATGTAGGGGTTTCTTACACAGGACATGTGGAAAATATAGGTTGGCAAAATCCTGTAGGTGATGGAGAAGAGATAGGAACAGATGGGAAAGGCTTAAGAGTTGAGGCTTTAAAATTAAGTTTAACCAATGTACCGGTGGGAGCAAGCATTCAGTATGAAACGCATGTTCAAAACATAGGATGGCAAGCATGGGTGGCTGATGGACAAGAAGCAGGGACAGATGGTAAGGGATTAAGGGTTGAAGCGCTTAAAATAAAACTTAAAAATATGCCTGGTTATAGTGTGCAGTATAGAGCACATGTTCAAAATATAGGTTGGCAAGAGTGGGTAGCTGACGGACAGGAAATAGGAACAGATGGTAAAGGACTAAGAATTGAGGCTTTGGAAGTGAAAATTTCTAAGATATCGAACAATTCGACTATAGGTATAAGCTATTCTGGACATGTACAAAATGTAGGATGGCAGGATACAGTTGAAAATGGACAGATATCAGGAACAGAAGGTAAATCTCTTAGAGTGGAAGCTATAAAATTAAATCTTGTAAATGCTCCAGCTGGTGCAAAAATTGATTATCAAACACATGTACAGAATATAGGTTGGCAGACACCAACAAGTAATGGATTAGAGGCGGGAACAGATGGAAGAGGCTTAAGAGTTGAAGCTCTTAACATTAGGTTGGAAAACATGCCTGGCTATAGTGTTCAGTATAGAGTACATGTACAGAGCATAGGTTGGCAGGACTGGGTACATGATGGATTAGAGGCAGGAACAGATGGAAAAGGTTTGAAAATTGAGGCCTTAGAGGTGAGAATAGTTAAAACGGCAGATGGGAGTACACCTATTTCAGAGGAATTTTCACCAGTAACATCACTTAAGTTTACTTGGGCTAAAGTGCGAGATGCTGTGCTTAATGCTGATTTTAAAAGTAGCTTGTTAACAGAGACATTTAGTCCTAATGGAACACCTGATATTGGAATAACTTATAACAGTAACAATGGTGTAGGGACAGATAATGATGTATTTTATATAAGTGATGTAAGTCATTCCGATTATCCGAGCATGGATATTGAATTGACAACGATCGGAAGTGACAGTACAGATTCTAATGTCATAAATGGAATAAACCATGCATATTCAGTTCTTTCAAAAGCAATTTTCGGAGGTCAAGGGACTGAAATTGCAAACATAATAAATGACGTGCCTGTAAGACCACTAACTAAAAATGGTTCTACTATATATTTACCTAAAGTAACATTTATAGGTGAAAGAAGAGTATTTGCCACTCAATATGGTTCGTTCATTAGTGTATTTATTTCAGCAGATAATGATGATACGGATATTTGGCAAACTGTAAGAAGTCTTACTGGGGCAGATCGAGCTGGAGTAAGCAATAATGAACTTAAACAATATATACCGGAACTTAGTAAATATTAA
- a CDS encoding HD-GYP domain-containing protein, whose translation MLFNLNEFLMAVSRALDFVEIDIIGVTSNHSKRTAYISLRIAKELGLGIEQLHDIVALGILHDNGASEKGLQDRILSSKNKSINFKSFERIKEHCIIGENNISEYPFLTDVKNVLKYHHENYNGTGFFHLKGEHIPLLSQIIAISDIIDRRFRLDKNDEEMQKRIVKFTEESRDKLFSSRMVDAFIEAAQDQSLWRNLKNDRLEEALRHEPPQYRMELPVDEIRKITGVLSKIIDCKSEYTQRHSSDLSEKVEIMADYYKMSHEEKLKLIIAADLHDIGKLAVPNSILDSPKKLTKEEFKEIKKHPYFTKLALHDITGFEEITKWASNHHERLNGKGYPFGKVAKDLDFNARLIACLDIYEALTENRPYRKALSHVVAMNILNNMKDKGFIDARITNDINYVFSRLA comes from the coding sequence ATGTTATTTAATTTAAACGAGTTTCTAATGGCTGTTTCGCGTGCATTAGATTTTGTTGAGATAGATATAATAGGTGTTACATCTAATCACAGCAAGAGAACAGCATATATTTCATTAAGAATTGCAAAAGAACTTGGTTTAGGAATAGAACAATTACACGATATAGTTGCACTTGGAATTTTACATGATAATGGAGCAAGCGAGAAAGGCTTACAGGATAGAATATTGTCAAGCAAAAACAAGTCGATAAACTTTAAGAGCTTTGAAAGGATAAAAGAACACTGTATTATAGGGGAGAATAATATAAGTGAGTATCCATTTTTAACAGATGTAAAGAATGTTCTTAAATATCACCACGAAAATTATAATGGCACCGGTTTCTTTCATCTAAAGGGAGAACATATACCTCTTTTATCGCAAATAATTGCCATATCGGATATTATAGATAGAAGATTTCGTTTGGATAAAAATGATGAGGAAATGCAAAAAAGGATAGTTAAATTTACAGAGGAAAGTCGTGATAAGCTTTTTTCCTCAAGAATGGTAGATGCATTTATAGAAGCTGCTCAAGATCAAAGTTTATGGAGAAACTTAAAAAACGATCGGTTAGAGGAAGCTTTAAGGCATGAGCCTCCTCAGTATAGAATGGAGCTTCCAGTAGATGAGATAAGAAAAATAACTGGTGTTTTATCTAAGATAATAGATTGTAAATCAGAATATACTCAAAGACATTCCAGTGATTTGTCGGAAAAAGTAGAAATTATGGCTGATTACTATAAAATGAGTCATGAGGAGAAGCTGAAGCTTATAATTGCTGCAGATTTGCATGATATAGGAAAATTGGCCGTTCCCAATAGTATTTTAGACAGTCCTAAGAAGTTAACCAAAGAGGAGTTTAAAGAAATAAAAAAGCATCCTTATTTTACCAAGTTGGCACTGCATGATATAACAGGTTTTGAGGAAATAACAAAATGGGCCTCAAATCATCATGAAAGGTTGAACGGAAAAGGGTATCCTTTTGGTAAGGTTGCTAAAGATTTAGATTTCAATGCTAGGCTTATAGCTTGTTTGGATATATATGAGGCACTTACGGAAAACAGACCGTACAGAAAGGCACTTAGTCATGTGGTTGCCATGAATATTTTAAACAATATGAAGGATAAAGGCTTTATTGATGCTAGGATAACTAATGATATAAATTATGTTTTTAGTAGATTAGCGTAG
- a CDS encoding beta-propeller fold lactonase family protein: MLKKYLKFISLSLVIALVTVGCSQNQAPQTTPKSSRSANKIIPCVFTANEKGSISKVSTLTNKVVDTIRIRGKAHNVQISPDKKILGVTNILPESNSNDKTMKNMVSNGYAVFYNADTDALVKKVQVGAHPAHIDFTGDGKNVLVTNNMSNNISVISTSDYKVKKTIGVGNGPHGFRISKDNKFAYVANMGEDTVSVVDIAAGKELRKVKVGNTPITTAVTSDGNTLLATVNSENALAIVNLSTDSVVKVFVGAGPAQVYLSPDDKYAFVANQGTETKPSNTVTKIDIQNKTVAATITVGKGAHGVVVSDDNKFTYVTNMYDNTVSVINNANDKIVSTITVGGVPNGITFKK, encoded by the coding sequence ATGCTTAAGAAATATCTTAAATTTATAAGTTTATCTTTGGTAATAGCTTTAGTTACAGTTGGATGCAGTCAAAATCAGGCACCACAGACTACGCCAAAGAGTTCAAGAAGTGCAAATAAGATAATTCCGTGCGTATTTACGGCTAATGAAAAAGGAAGTATATCTAAAGTAAGTACTTTAACAAATAAAGTAGTTGATACAATAAGAATAAGAGGAAAGGCTCATAATGTTCAAATATCACCTGACAAAAAAATATTAGGTGTTACGAATATATTACCAGAATCAAATTCTAATGATAAAACTATGAAGAATATGGTTAGTAACGGATATGCTGTATTTTACAATGCGGATACGGATGCTCTTGTAAAAAAGGTTCAAGTTGGAGCACATCCTGCACATATAGATTTTACTGGTGATGGAAAGAATGTCTTAGTTACAAATAATATGAGTAATAATATTTCTGTAATAAGCACATCAGATTATAAAGTTAAAAAAACTATAGGAGTTGGAAACGGTCCCCACGGATTTCGTATTTCAAAGGATAATAAATTTGCCTATGTTGCTAATATGGGTGAAGATACGGTAAGTGTTGTAGATATTGCAGCTGGAAAGGAATTAAGGAAAGTAAAGGTAGGAAACACTCCGATTACAACAGCTGTTACAAGCGATGGAAATACTCTTTTGGCGACAGTGAACTCAGAAAATGCCTTAGCCATAGTTAATCTTTCAACTGATAGTGTAGTGAAAGTGTTCGTTGGTGCAGGACCAGCTCAGGTTTATTTATCTCCAGATGATAAGTATGCTTTTGTGGCAAATCAAGGGACTGAAACTAAACCTTCAAATACGGTTACTAAAATAGATATACAAAATAAGACAGTAGCGGCTACAATTACAGTTGGAAAAGGTGCCCATGGAGTTGTGGTAAGTGATGACAATAAGTTTACTTATGTTACAAATATGTATGATAACACAGTTAGCGTTATTAACAATGCTAATGATAAGATTGTAAGCACCATAACTGTTGGAGGAGTACCAAATGGTATTACGTTTAAAAAATAG
- a CDS encoding glycosyltransferase family 4 protein, with product MKILITTDTYYPMTNGVVVSINNLYRQLKTLGHDVRILALSPDGGEKVVGDVFYLSSFAIGIYPDARIMKPIKNKIVGEIIKWRPDIIHSQTEFSTMLVAKYIKRKLNIPEVHTYHTMYEDYLHYLLCGRILGKAGISKVTQKLLNSCEAVIAPTEKVRLKLQSYDVSTNIDVVPTGIDIKKFQKELNKEEKLELLSKYELTEEDTVLVYVGRIAEEKNIEEVIRLYRMALKLFKNIKLLIVGGGPYLSKLKGIIIKNRLSEYVKFTGMISPDKICKYYKLGDVFVTASTSETQGITYVEALSSGLPIICKWDMCVKGLIVNGQNGFAYRKDEEFLRALNYVIYNKKFKIHMMEMLQEKIKEYSTERFASRVLLTYNEALMESDDCYLVSKQA from the coding sequence ATGAAGATACTTATAACAACAGATACCTACTATCCTATGACCAATGGAGTAGTGGTTTCTATTAATAACTTATATAGACAGCTTAAAACCTTAGGGCATGATGTTAGAATACTAGCTTTGTCTCCGGATGGAGGAGAGAAGGTAGTGGGAGATGTCTTTTATCTCAGCTCTTTTGCCATAGGTATTTACCCTGATGCTAGAATAATGAAACCTATTAAAAATAAAATAGTGGGTGAAATAATAAAATGGAGGCCGGACATTATACACTCACAAACTGAATTTTCTACAATGTTGGTAGCTAAGTATATAAAAAGAAAGCTAAATATACCGGAGGTGCACACCTACCACACTATGTATGAAGATTATCTTCATTATCTTTTGTGTGGAAGAATACTAGGTAAGGCTGGGATTTCAAAAGTAACACAGAAGCTATTAAACAGCTGTGAAGCAGTTATAGCGCCAACAGAAAAGGTAAGGTTGAAATTACAAAGTTATGATGTTTCGACTAATATAGATGTAGTTCCTACAGGAATTGACATAAAAAAATTTCAAAAAGAACTGAACAAAGAGGAAAAACTCGAGCTTTTATCAAAGTATGAATTGACAGAGGAAGATACTGTTCTCGTTTATGTTGGTAGAATCGCCGAAGAAAAAAATATTGAAGAGGTTATAAGACTTTATAGAATGGCTTTGAAGCTTTTTAAAAATATAAAACTTCTTATAGTTGGAGGGGGGCCGTATTTGTCTAAGCTAAAAGGCATAATTATAAAAAATAGACTTTCAGAATATGTAAAATTTACAGGCATGATTTCTCCAGATAAAATTTGTAAGTACTATAAGCTTGGGGATGTTTTTGTGACAGCGTCAACTAGCGAAACTCAGGGAATAACGTATGTAGAAGCACTTTCTAGTGGTTTGCCTATCATATGTAAATGGGATATGTGTGTAAAAGGATTAATTGTAAATGGACAAAATGGTTTTGCTTATAGGAAGGATGAAGAATTTTTGAGGGCGCTTAATTATGTGATTTACAATAAAAAATTCAAAATTCATATGATGGAAATGCTTCAAGAAAAGATTAAGGAGTATTCAACTGAGCGTTTTGCAAGTAGAGTTCTTTTAACATATAATGAGGCGCTTATGGAAAGTGATGACTGTTATTTAGTATCAAAGCAAGCTTGA
- a CDS encoding undecaprenyl-diphosphatase — translation MNMELFRIINNLASKNEVFDKVMIFFSKDVPYLYTAILAVVFVLGIVKNKGNYRKSVFSSFVITVINLIFSFAIGKLYYEDRPFVHNKVNLLVQHSKDASFPSDHATGTMSIALGLRNYNKLISRILILISLIVGFSRVYVGNHYPMDVLGAYIMVFVTNYIYNLKLRNKVENLYEAVEKKIFRVLGIKFLIQ, via the coding sequence ATGAATATGGAGCTTTTTAGAATAATAAACAATTTAGCGAGTAAAAATGAAGTATTTGATAAAGTGATGATTTTCTTTTCAAAAGATGTACCTTATTTATATACCGCAATTTTAGCAGTAGTGTTTGTTTTAGGAATTGTAAAAAACAAAGGAAATTACAGAAAGTCTGTTTTCAGCAGCTTTGTTATAACTGTAATTAATTTGATTTTTAGTTTTGCAATTGGAAAATTATATTATGAGGATAGACCTTTTGTCCATAATAAGGTGAACTTATTAGTACAGCATTCTAAGGATGCTTCTTTTCCAAGTGATCATGCTACAGGGACAATGAGTATAGCCTTGGGACTTAGAAATTATAATAAATTAATAAGTAGAATTTTAATATTAATATCACTGATTGTAGGTTTTTCAAGAGTTTATGTGGGAAATCACTATCCTATGGATGTTTTAGGTGCATATATAATGGTTTTTGTAACAAACTATATTTATAACTTAAAATTAAGAAATAAGGTTGAAAATCTATACGAAGCAGTTGAAAAGAAGATTTTTAGAGTATTAGGTATTAAATTTCTTATACAATAA
- a CDS encoding sensor histidine kinase, which translates to MIFNSSIDIKSCIDKDKVRIIVKDTGIGIPKEEINNIFDRFYIVDKSRSKEKGGSGLGLSIAKWIVEMHNGRIKVESEEGSWTKIIVTFTVT; encoded by the coding sequence GTGATTTTTAATTCATCAATAGATATAAAATCTTGTATAGATAAAGATAAGGTTAGAATAATTGTTAAGGATACAGGTATAGGAATACCTAAAGAAGAAATTAATAATATATTTGATAGGTTTTACATTGTAGATAAATCTAGATCTAAGGAAAAAGGAGGCAGCGGACTTGGACTTTCAATAGCTAAGTGGATTGTAGAAATGCATAATGGAAGAATAAAAGTGGAAAGCGAAGAAGGTTCATGGACAAAAATAATAGTAACTTTTACGGTAACTTAA